The following proteins come from a genomic window of Candidatus Francisella endociliophora:
- a CDS encoding carbohydrate-binding protein, translated as MKRKLKLASVVTCALMGVGTFTIADAASWDSGAVYTAGDTVTHNGKEYTAKYWTQNNNPENSGEWGPWSLSNGGSSSDDDNGGGSSEQSAEEWSSSKTYTEGDTVTYNGGSYTAKWWTQGETPNPESKWGVWQYNGEAEQGTGTVSIVLPAKPDFVSSNTKADVQIFKNGVMVAESKDANWGSTTSFDISVGSGADLTVSVPSLDGATGSATPASFNLAKDASQTVSVEYTAPKPAEEGSININAKADVIGNPTTTYTLTNSDGVVVFHGDLNVNNTTSLNSVPASEDGVKYTLEVAGFTTNGYNYTPSKTYSVTVYNYNSSNVNVNFDKKAIPTENVTFSVDGLPSGKSTTLTLTNGSETKEVDLTGNSASIDIAKDGSIWTITAAAMSGYKIAVSPSSFTADQSNQNVNVKITENAAPSTNWPDRAVVGYVRGYDAPWYSQPDTTNEMIQTAMDHGYNVIVYAFAGQDSNGTVTLPKWTDEMKSRVPAQLDIIHSSGGIALLSIGGAVNYFDPNMSGDNAIVTGKAMGKFLAENGYDGLDIDVEHPNASSSVESNFIRYIDAARAEFKSISGKDMYLAAAPQISGNTGSWDGGNAKFAEPMYTQDFLNDAHFDAIFIQTYNQYGGAAFFGKKGFDVGFLSNVFKLLSEETRPDMEQYLVDNNLYVPEGTKIVLGVPDFKDPSVSEAAYKQGTCLADASCSGAGLYDPKDISTDITNGGLGAYNQYGGVMTWILNSDSYQGWTWVDGVKGVAYN; from the coding sequence ATGAAAAGAAAACTAAAATTAGCATCAGTTGTCACTTGTGCACTAATGGGAGTAGGAACATTCACAATAGCAGATGCTGCTAGCTGGGATTCTGGCGCAGTTTATACAGCTGGAGATACTGTTACGCACAATGGTAAAGAATATACTGCTAAGTATTGGACTCAAAACAATAATCCAGAAAACTCTGGTGAATGGGGCCCTTGGAGCCTATCAAATGGCGGATCTAGCTCTGATGATGATAATGGTGGTGGCTCCTCTGAACAATCTGCTGAAGAATGGAGCTCTAGCAAAACATATACTGAAGGTGATACAGTTACATACAATGGTGGATCATATACAGCTAAGTGGTGGACTCAAGGAGAAACTCCTAACCCTGAGTCAAAATGGGGAGTTTGGCAATATAATGGTGAAGCTGAACAAGGCACAGGAACTGTATCTATAGTTCTACCAGCTAAGCCTGATTTTGTAAGCTCAAATACTAAAGCAGATGTACAGATTTTCAAAAATGGTGTAATGGTAGCTGAATCTAAAGATGCAAATTGGGGATCAACTACTAGCTTTGACATATCAGTTGGCAGCGGTGCAGATTTAACAGTTAGTGTTCCTAGCCTTGATGGTGCTACAGGTTCTGCTACTCCAGCATCTTTCAATCTTGCAAAAGATGCTTCACAAACAGTTTCTGTAGAATATACAGCTCCTAAACCAGCTGAAGAAGGTTCTATTAATATTAACGCAAAAGCTGATGTGATAGGCAATCCTACTACAACTTATACACTAACTAATTCAGATGGAGTAGTTGTTTTTCATGGTGACCTTAATGTAAATAACACGACTTCTTTAAATAGTGTCCCTGCATCAGAAGATGGTGTTAAATATACTCTTGAAGTAGCAGGATTTACTACTAATGGATATAACTATACTCCTAGCAAGACTTATAGTGTAACGGTTTATAATTATAACTCCTCAAACGTTAATGTTAATTTTGATAAAAAAGCAATTCCAACTGAAAATGTAACTTTCTCAGTAGATGGTCTTCCTAGTGGCAAATCCACTACTTTAACATTAACTAATGGCTCTGAAACTAAGGAAGTAGATCTAACAGGTAACTCAGCTTCTATAGATATAGCTAAAGATGGCAGTATTTGGACGATAACAGCTGCTGCTATGTCTGGATATAAGATAGCTGTTTCACCTAGCTCATTTACAGCTGATCAAAGTAACCAAAATGTAAATGTTAAAATAACTGAAAACGCAGCTCCTAGCACAAACTGGCCAGACAGAGCAGTTGTTGGATACGTAAGAGGATATGATGCACCATGGTATAGCCAACCTGATACTACTAACGAAATGATTCAGACAGCTATGGACCACGGTTACAACGTTATTGTTTACGCTTTTGCAGGTCAAGATTCTAACGGTACAGTAACTCTACCTAAGTGGACTGATGAAATGAAATCAAGAGTCCCTGCTCAGCTAGATATTATCCATAGCAGCGGAGGTATTGCTCTATTATCTATCGGTGGTGCTGTAAACTACTTTGATCCTAACATGAGCGGTGATAATGCAATTGTTACAGGTAAAGCTATGGGTAAATTCTTAGCAGAAAATGGTTATGATGGTCTAGATATAGATGTTGAGCACCCAAATGCATCTTCTTCTGTTGAGTCAAACTTTATTAGATATATTGATGCTGCTAGAGCTGAATTCAAATCCATATCTGGCAAAGATATGTATTTAGCTGCTGCTCCTCAAATTAGTGGTAATACAGGTAGCTGGGATGGAGGTAATGCAAAATTTGCTGAACCAATGTATACACAGGACTTCTTAAATGATGCTCACTTTGATGCAATTTTCATACAAACATATAACCAATATGGTGGAGCTGCTTTCTTTGGTAAAAAAGGTTTTGATGTAGGATTCTTATCTAATGTATTCAAACTACTTTCTGAAGAAACTAGACCAGATATGGAGCAATATTTAGTAGATAACAATCTATATGTTCCAGAAGGTACTAAGATTGTACTAGGTGTACCTGACTTCAAAGATCCTTCTGTCTCTGAAGCTGCATATAAGCAAGGTACTTGTTTAGCAGATGCTAGCTGTTCAGGTGCTGGTCTATATGACCCTAAAGATATCTCTACAGATATTACAAACGGTGGTCTTGGTGCATATAATCAATACGGTGGTGTAATGACTTGGATTCTTAACTCTGATTCTTATCAAGGTTGGACTTGGGTTGATGGAGTTAAAGGTGTTGCTTATAACTAA
- a CDS encoding MFS transporter → MKKYQRLLFSTLGAAFEYYDLAIYSVFAVTIGNKFFDESSSVSNTLLVFLVYIVGYLIRPLGAWGFGYIADKKGRAFVLRLNMMLLFFSTIVLAFLPSIETIGVAATLLFVGLRCIQSLAVGAEIPVSVVYIVENYPKRQGLVTSLVFCCLSIGIMMTSLVLFVLNHFTSQEFVSEYGWRIGYLIGACFTFILFFLRKNIVDLPQVTETLEKSRSQNSTVIVKILIGIALVACIAMLTTQLYMFLPAFHQTYIVSSFDVSDLLLIGSIIMAISCLVGGFISDYVSKPKMMALLILISISIAPIFYKNLIIGTHVFVCFIILSIIMGFFASTYNVIITNFFKLEYRCRGYGIAYNLGYLVFSAGVPALTILLIRETGSLLIPAYMIIFAGAISLAGIAASSWFMKKV, encoded by the coding sequence ATGAAAAAATATCAAAGACTTCTTTTTTCTACTCTAGGAGCAGCTTTTGAGTATTATGACTTGGCAATATATTCTGTATTTGCTGTAACTATTGGTAATAAATTTTTTGATGAAAGCAGTTCTGTTAGTAATACCTTATTGGTGTTTTTAGTTTATATAGTAGGTTACCTGATTCGTCCTTTAGGGGCTTGGGGATTTGGCTATATTGCAGATAAAAAGGGTAGAGCATTTGTGTTGCGCTTAAACATGATGTTACTATTTTTTTCTACTATTGTTTTAGCATTTTTACCATCTATAGAAACTATAGGTGTTGCTGCAACATTACTTTTTGTTGGTTTACGTTGTATACAGTCGTTAGCTGTAGGTGCTGAAATTCCTGTTTCGGTTGTCTATATTGTAGAGAATTATCCGAAAAGGCAAGGTCTAGTAACAAGTTTGGTTTTTTGTTGTCTTAGTATTGGAATAATGATGACATCTCTAGTTTTATTTGTTTTAAATCATTTTACTAGTCAAGAGTTTGTTAGTGAATATGGTTGGAGAATTGGCTATTTAATTGGAGCATGTTTTACATTTATATTATTTTTCTTACGTAAGAATATTGTAGATCTTCCTCAAGTAACAGAAACATTGGAAAAATCTCGTTCACAAAACTCAACAGTAATAGTTAAAATTCTAATAGGCATAGCTCTAGTTGCTTGCATAGCAATGCTTACGACACAGTTATATATGTTTTTACCAGCTTTTCATCAGACGTATATTGTTTCAAGTTTTGATGTTTCAGATTTACTTTTGATAGGATCAATTATAATGGCTATAAGCTGTCTAGTAGGTGGATTTATCAGTGATTATGTTTCTAAGCCTAAGATGATGGCATTGTTAATACTTATTAGTATATCTATAGCTCCTATATTTTATAAAAACCTGATAATTGGTACGCATGTATTTGTTTGTTTTATTATATTGTCTATAATTATGGGTTTCTTTGCATCAACATATAATGTGATTATTACTAACTTTTTTAAATTAGAATATAGATGTAGAGGATATGGAATAGCTTATAATCTTGGGTATTTGGTATTTTCAGCAGGTGTGCCAGCATTAACAATACTTTTAATTAGAGAGACAGGTAGTTTACTGATTCCTGCATATATGATTATATTTGCAGGAGCAATTTCTCTTGCTGGAATAGCAGCATCCAGTTGGTTTATGAAAAAGGTTTGA
- the dgt gene encoding dGTP triphosphohydrolase: MPINLYHENDYLRQNNNIAKKENFSPFRRDYARVVHSSSFRRLQAKTQIFPSFENDFFRNRLTHSLEVAQIAKSIAVKLNAENELNLDYDLIETAALCHDIGHPPFGHNGEVALNKKMREFGGFESNAQTLRLISHTAKKDVDQKQSFGLNLTYRTLAATIKYDNLIPPISDLGKLTKGYYHEESNLINDIKQKLLKPYNATTSTEDFKTIECYIMDVADDIAYSTYDVEDALKGGFIDPLSMASIDDGLLSKIYNAMPSDLDITKDDIKNILKDIFSDYIDFNSDCRDIYKISKNIANNSLLRTKLTSKLVNSCIQNIEIDINQDIPIISKVYLNNEIRKQVEVLKKYILFKIIKSPKLNVLRYRGREIISEIFDILISSNPNESLLPDDIGAIFYNTYSAQGKARIISDYISSMTDRYIIELYNQFKSDPSSMIFKPFS, from the coding sequence ATGCCTATTAATCTATATCATGAGAATGACTACCTAAGACAAAATAACAACATTGCAAAAAAAGAAAACTTCTCGCCTTTTAGAAGAGACTATGCAAGAGTTGTACACTCTTCATCTTTTCGCAGACTGCAAGCAAAAACACAGATTTTTCCAAGCTTTGAAAATGACTTTTTTAGAAATAGGCTTACACACTCACTAGAGGTTGCTCAGATTGCAAAATCCATCGCTGTAAAGCTTAATGCTGAAAATGAACTAAATCTTGACTATGATTTAATTGAAACAGCCGCACTTTGTCATGATATTGGGCACCCTCCTTTTGGGCATAATGGTGAAGTCGCTCTTAATAAAAAAATGCGAGAATTCGGTGGCTTTGAAAGCAATGCTCAAACTCTACGACTAATATCTCATACTGCAAAAAAAGATGTCGATCAAAAACAAAGCTTTGGACTTAATCTTACCTACAGAACACTTGCAGCAACTATTAAATACGATAACCTAATTCCCCCTATCAGTGATCTGGGTAAACTAACCAAAGGCTACTATCATGAAGAGTCAAACCTCATTAATGATATTAAACAAAAGCTCTTAAAACCTTATAATGCAACGACTTCAACAGAAGATTTTAAAACTATCGAATGCTATATAATGGATGTTGCTGATGATATTGCTTATTCAACTTATGATGTTGAAGATGCCCTCAAGGGTGGTTTTATAGATCCACTATCAATGGCTAGTATAGATGATGGACTTTTGAGTAAAATCTACAATGCTATGCCCTCTGATTTAGATATCACAAAAGATGATATTAAAAACATCCTGAAGGATATTTTTTCTGATTATATAGATTTTAATAGTGATTGTCGTGATATTTATAAAATATCCAAAAACATTGCTAACAATAGTCTGCTACGTACAAAACTTACTTCTAAACTTGTAAACAGCTGCATCCAAAATATTGAAATAGATATAAATCAAGACATCCCAATAATTTCAAAAGTATATCTTAACAATGAGATCCGCAAGCAGGTAGAAGTTCTAAAAAAATATATTTTATTTAAGATTATCAAATCGCCAAAACTAAATGTACTTAGATATCGTGGTCGTGAAATAATTTCTGAAATTTTTGATATCTTAATTAGCTCAAATCCGAATGAAAGTCTCCTACCTGACGATATTGGTGCTATCTTTTATAATACATATAGCGCTCAAGGCAAAGCTAGAATTATTAGTGACTATATTTCATCAATGACCGATAGATATATTATCGAATTATATAATCAGTTTAAGTCTGACCCGTCGTCTATGATATTCAAACCTTTTTCATAA
- a CDS encoding argininosuccinate synthase: MSKEYQKVASHEAKKGDFKRCLLLYSGGLDTSVMLKWIQEEYEVEVVALTIDIGQVADNLEQIKQKAITLGAVDAVVYDAKDLFADEIISKAIKANADYQGGYALSTPLGRVIISEIAVEMAKKYNCQVVAHGCTGKGNDQVRFESYITTLDEDLKIIAPVREWGMGREQELEYAQKHGIPVKQQKDKPYSYDENMWGNTGEGGEIEHSELIAPKEDILQWCKTPENALAESQTITLDFKKGVPTQLDSEIMPLAKLIMKCNEIGSKHGVGVFNLIEDRLIGLKVRGIYENPGASIIIAAHKKLEQLVSTRQENELKSFIDNKWAYLAYEAQWYNPVMNNIFAFIEEQNKKVSGKVTVTLYKGNIEVVAVESPFSMLKPELATFDAGDDLFNHNASAGFIELHSLAQRTAYSIQKTKN; the protein is encoded by the coding sequence ATGTCTAAAGAGTATCAAAAAGTTGCAAGTCATGAAGCTAAAAAAGGAGATTTTAAGCGTTGTTTATTACTATATTCTGGTGGGTTAGATACATCTGTAATGTTGAAATGGATACAAGAGGAGTATGAAGTTGAAGTAGTTGCTTTGACAATTGATATCGGACAAGTAGCTGATAATCTAGAACAAATAAAGCAAAAAGCAATAACTTTAGGAGCTGTTGATGCCGTTGTTTATGATGCCAAAGATCTGTTTGCAGATGAGATTATAAGTAAGGCTATTAAAGCAAATGCAGACTATCAAGGAGGTTACGCTCTATCTACTCCACTTGGTAGAGTTATAATTTCTGAAATAGCAGTGGAAATGGCTAAAAAATATAATTGCCAAGTAGTCGCTCATGGTTGTACGGGTAAAGGTAATGATCAAGTTCGTTTTGAGAGTTATATAACAACTTTGGATGAAGATTTAAAAATTATTGCTCCTGTGAGAGAATGGGGAATGGGAAGAGAACAAGAATTAGAATATGCCCAAAAGCATGGAATCCCAGTGAAACAGCAAAAGGATAAACCTTATTCGTATGATGAAAATATGTGGGGTAACACTGGTGAGGGTGGTGAAATTGAACATTCAGAACTTATTGCACCAAAAGAAGATATATTACAATGGTGTAAGACCCCAGAAAATGCACTAGCAGAGTCCCAGACAATTACTTTAGATTTTAAAAAAGGTGTACCTACTCAGTTAGATAGTGAGATTATGCCTCTAGCTAAACTTATAATGAAATGTAATGAAATAGGTAGCAAGCATGGTGTTGGTGTATTTAACTTAATAGAGGATAGATTAATTGGTTTAAAGGTTAGAGGGATTTATGAAAATCCTGGAGCTAGTATTATAATAGCTGCGCATAAGAAGTTAGAGCAGTTGGTTTCAACTCGTCAAGAAAATGAATTAAAATCTTTTATTGATAATAAATGGGCATATCTTGCTTATGAAGCTCAATGGTATAATCCAGTCATGAATAATATTTTTGCTTTTATAGAAGAGCAAAATAAAAAAGTTTCTGGAAAAGTGACAGTGACTTTATATAAGGGTAATATAGAAGTAGTTGCAGTAGAATCGCCTTTTTCTATGCTTAAGCCTGAACTAGCAACATTTGATGCAGGAGATGATTTATTTAATCATAATGCTTCAGCTGGATTTATAGAGCTTCATAGTTTGGCTCAACGTACTGCTTATTCAATTCAAAAAACTAAAAACTAG
- the argH gene encoding argininosuccinate lyase, whose protein sequence is MSKKLWQTSTDKLLPIVEKYTVGQDYILDQKLLKYDLQASLAHAEMLHKVNILSEDELALLQQGLTEINDLLEKSQFEITQDQEDGHTAIEQYLCTHYGDVGKKIHTGRSRNDQSLVMLRLFMKEKIHEIEKSIKDNVSCLRLKASENSNIPMPGYTHMQKAMPTTVSTWLSSFADGLEDSLLLISATTKIIDQNPLGSASGFGIENFKHDRGYTTEKLGFGKSQDNPIYCAFSRGYFEKLVLQSLSNSMNIYSRFANDMMLFTMSEFGYFSLGNSFTTGSSIMPQKRNYDLFEIMRGNAKLYQGYLQQITNIIDGVPSGYNRDYQLTKAPFFEAIELIEDTTLLFSIVVANLQVHSDKLNEAMTSDLYVTEEVYKLVEDGLSFRDAYVVVKKKINKTSLAKLF, encoded by the coding sequence ATGAGTAAAAAACTTTGGCAAACGTCTACTGATAAACTCTTACCAATAGTTGAAAAATACACTGTTGGCCAGGATTATATACTTGATCAAAAGCTTTTAAAATATGATTTACAAGCTAGTCTAGCTCATGCTGAGATGTTGCATAAAGTCAATATACTTAGTGAAGATGAGCTTGCGTTATTACAACAAGGTCTTACTGAGATAAATGATCTATTAGAAAAAAGTCAATTTGAAATAACTCAAGATCAAGAAGATGGGCATACAGCTATTGAACAATATCTTTGTACTCACTATGGTGATGTTGGTAAAAAGATACATACTGGCAGAAGTAGAAACGATCAATCATTAGTAATGCTACGTCTTTTTATGAAAGAAAAGATTCATGAGATAGAAAAATCTATTAAAGATAATGTTTCATGTTTAAGACTAAAAGCTAGTGAGAATTCAAATATTCCTATGCCAGGATACACTCATATGCAAAAAGCAATGCCAACGACTGTCTCAACTTGGTTAAGTTCTTTTGCTGATGGATTAGAAGACTCTCTGCTTTTAATATCTGCAACTACCAAAATTATTGATCAAAATCCTCTAGGGTCTGCATCAGGATTTGGTATCGAAAATTTTAAGCATGATAGAGGTTATACAACTGAAAAATTAGGTTTTGGGAAATCTCAAGATAATCCGATATACTGTGCTTTCTCAAGAGGATATTTTGAAAAACTAGTATTACAATCTTTATCAAACTCAATGAATATTTATTCTAGGTTTGCTAATGATATGATGCTGTTTACGATGTCAGAGTTTGGTTATTTTAGCTTAGGTAATTCATTTACAACTGGCTCTTCAATAATGCCACAGAAGCGTAATTATGATTTATTTGAAATTATGCGTGGTAATGCAAAGTTATATCAGGGTTACTTACAGCAGATTACTAATATTATTGATGGGGTGCCTAGTGGATATAATCGTGATTACCAATTAACAAAAGCTCCTTTTTTTGAAGCAATAGAGCTTATAGAAGATACTACTTTATTATTTAGTATTGTTGTGGCGAATTTACAAGTTCATTCTGATAAATTAAATGAAGCTATGACTTCAGACTTATATGTTACAGAAGAAGTTTATAAGCTAGTTGAAGACGGCTTGTCTTTTCGAGATGCTTATGTGGTAGTAAAGAAAAAGATAAATAAAACATCACTAGCTAAGTTATTTTGA
- a CDS encoding ArgR family transcriptional regulator, protein MSNQDIEYDLQQLILSKEFSSQNDMCNILYQLGYKVSQSKVNRLLKKVGAIKVKNSKGILVYKIPNEPAPPMITDNIGSLITSIKANEVMVTIETAPGSAQLIARVLDYNKKSFEIIGIVAGDDTLFISPSSIKNINKLQKNIENFLLSK, encoded by the coding sequence ATGTCAAATCAAGATATCGAATATGATTTACAACAACTTATACTAAGTAAAGAATTCTCTTCCCAAAATGATATGTGTAATATCCTATATCAACTTGGTTATAAAGTAAGCCAGTCAAAAGTAAATAGACTACTAAAAAAAGTTGGGGCAATTAAGGTAAAAAACAGCAAAGGAATTCTTGTTTATAAAATCCCTAATGAACCGGCACCTCCAATGATAACAGACAATATAGGCTCCTTAATAACAAGCATAAAAGCTAATGAAGTTATGGTAACTATTGAAACAGCTCCTGGTTCAGCACAACTTATAGCAAGAGTACTAGATTACAATAAAAAAAGTTTTGAGATAATTGGTATAGTCGCTGGTGATGATACTTTATTTATATCACCATCAAGCATTAAGAATATAAATAAATTACAAAAAAATATAGAGAACTTTCTACTTTCAAAATAA
- the katG gene encoding catalase/peroxidase HPI, which produces MLKKIVTALGMSSMLLATNSAMADDKTTETATPQSVDLSPLRNLNKLDSPMGPNYSYHEAFKKLDTEQLKKDMQDLLTQSQDWWPADFGNYGPFFIRLSWHDSGTYRIFDGRGGANRGQQRFSPLNSWPDNVNLDKARQLLWPIKQKYGNAVSWSDLIVLAGTVSLESMGMKPIGFAFGRVDDWQGDDTNWGLSPEELMSSNVRNGKLETPYSATQMGLIYVNPEGPDGKPDVKKAGDAIRQAFDGMGMTDKETVALIAGGHTFGKTHGAVPADKIKEDVGPAPDKAPIEQQGFGWHNTYGTGNGDDTMGSGLEGSWTASPTYWNHDFLTNLYNLNYEKTLSPAGAHQWEATNAKEDNMVPDAQKPGVKHKPIMFTTDLALKADPKFNKYAEEFYKNPKEFKEEFAKAWFKLTHRDMGPKSRYMGPWIPKQNFIWQDPVPAADYKQVSTQDIAQLKQSIIDSGLTNQELIRTAWDAASTFRKTDYRGGANGARIALAPEKDWQMNEPAKLEKVIAKLKEIQANFNNVKTDGTKVSLADLIVLGGNVGVEQAAKEAGYDIEIPFVPGRTDATQEQTDVDSINYLKTKNDGFINYTDGSLASDKLPQALVEKSSMLKLNIPEMTVLVGGLRALNVNYDDSQEGVLTATPGQLNNNFFVNLLDMSTEWKKGDNGEYIGVDRKSGDQKWTASSVDLIFGSNSELKAVAQVYAENGNEQKFVNDFAKAWHKVMMLGRFDVQK; this is translated from the coding sequence ATGCTGAAAAAAATAGTTACAGCTTTAGGAATGTCTAGTATGCTTCTAGCAACAAATAGTGCTATGGCTGATGACAAAACAACGGAAACTGCTACACCTCAAAGTGTAGATTTATCTCCATTACGTAATCTAAATAAATTAGATAGCCCAATGGGACCTAACTATAGCTATCATGAAGCTTTTAAAAAGCTTGATACTGAACAGCTTAAAAAAGATATGCAAGATCTTTTAACACAATCTCAAGATTGGTGGCCTGCTGACTTTGGTAATTATGGTCCATTCTTTATTAGACTATCTTGGCATGATTCAGGAACTTATAGAATATTTGATGGTAGAGGTGGTGCAAACCGTGGTCAACAAAGATTCTCTCCTCTAAACAGCTGGCCTGATAACGTTAACCTTGATAAAGCAAGACAGCTTCTATGGCCGATTAAGCAAAAATATGGTAATGCAGTATCTTGGTCTGACTTGATTGTATTAGCTGGTACAGTTTCTCTTGAATCTATGGGTATGAAGCCAATTGGTTTTGCATTTGGTAGAGTAGATGACTGGCAAGGTGATGATACAAACTGGGGATTATCTCCTGAAGAATTAATGTCAAGTAACGTAAGAAATGGTAAGTTAGAAACTCCATATTCTGCAACACAAATGGGCTTAATCTATGTAAACCCAGAAGGTCCAGATGGTAAACCAGATGTTAAAAAAGCTGGTGATGCAATTCGTCAAGCATTCGATGGTATGGGTATGACTGATAAAGAAACAGTTGCCCTAATTGCTGGTGGTCATACATTTGGTAAGACTCATGGTGCTGTTCCTGCTGATAAGATAAAAGAAGATGTTGGCCCTGCTCCGGATAAAGCTCCAATTGAACAACAAGGTTTTGGCTGGCACAATACTTATGGTACTGGTAATGGTGATGATACCATGGGTAGTGGTCTTGAAGGTTCTTGGACTGCTTCTCCTACTTACTGGAATCATGATTTCCTAACTAATTTATATAACTTAAATTATGAAAAAACTCTATCTCCAGCAGGCGCGCATCAATGGGAAGCTACTAATGCTAAAGAAGATAATATGGTTCCTGATGCTCAGAAACCTGGAGTTAAACATAAGCCTATAATGTTTACTACAGATTTAGCATTAAAAGCTGATCCTAAATTTAACAAATATGCTGAAGAGTTCTATAAGAATCCTAAAGAATTCAAAGAAGAGTTTGCTAAAGCTTGGTTTAAACTAACTCATAGAGATATGGGTCCTAAATCAAGATATATGGGTCCTTGGATTCCTAAGCAAAACTTTATCTGGCAAGATCCTGTACCAGCTGCTGACTACAAGCAGGTATCTACTCAAGATATAGCTCAACTTAAACAGAGTATCATCGATTCTGGTTTAACAAATCAAGAGCTTATCAGAACAGCTTGGGATGCGGCATCTACATTCCGTAAAACAGACTACAGAGGTGGTGCTAATGGTGCGAGAATTGCTCTAGCTCCAGAGAAAGATTGGCAGATGAATGAGCCGGCTAAACTTGAAAAAGTAATAGCTAAGCTTAAAGAAATCCAAGCTAACTTCAACAACGTTAAAACTGATGGTACTAAAGTATCATTAGCTGACCTAATCGTATTAGGTGGTAATGTTGGTGTTGAGCAAGCTGCTAAAGAAGCTGGTTACGATATAGAAATACCATTTGTACCAGGCAGAACAGATGCTACTCAAGAGCAAACTGATGTTGACTCTATCAACTACTTAAAAACTAAGAATGATGGTTTCATAAACTACACAGATGGTAGCCTAGCTTCTGATAAACTACCTCAAGCATTAGTAGAAAAATCTAGTATGCTTAAGCTAAACATACCTGAAATGACTGTATTAGTTGGTGGTCTTCGTGCTCTAAATGTGAACTATGATGATTCTCAAGAAGGTGTATTAACAGCCACTCCTGGCCAGCTTAATAACAACTTCTTTGTAAACTTACTAGACATGTCTACAGAGTGGAAAAAAGGTGATAATGGTGAGTATATCGGTGTAGATAGAAAATCAGGTGATCAAAAATGGACTGCATCTTCTGTAGATCTAATCTTTGGTTCAAACTCTGAGCTTAAAGCTGTAGCTCAAGTTTATGCTGAAAATGGCAATGAACAGAAGTTTGTAAACGATTTTGCTAAAGCATGGCATAAAGTTATGATGCTTGGCAGATTTGATGTTCAAAAATAA
- a CDS encoding SDR family oxidoreductase — MSITKNILITGANGGIGSAIALEAAKAGYNVGLHYHSNNENVLKLQQQIIKNNGKAVLLKADISKESDITAMFDKFTQDFGSLDGLINNASTIFPSSRLEDMSTERLEIIFKINAIGNILCAKHAIKYMSKKHGHDGGKIINISSAASRIGSGNEYVDYACTKGAIDTLTRGLAIELADDGILVNCIRPGFIYTDIHKLSGDPNRVDKIKDKIPLKRGGYPEEIASAVIWLLSKGANYCTGTFIDIAGGR, encoded by the coding sequence ATGTCTATAACTAAAAACATCTTAATCACAGGAGCAAATGGTGGCATAGGTTCTGCAATTGCTCTTGAGGCTGCTAAAGCTGGATATAATGTTGGCCTACATTACCACTCAAATAATGAAAATGTCCTAAAGCTTCAACAACAAATCATCAAAAACAATGGTAAAGCAGTATTACTAAAAGCAGACATCTCAAAAGAGTCTGATATTACTGCAATGTTTGATAAATTTACGCAAGATTTTGGATCTTTAGATGGATTGATAAATAATGCTAGCACTATTTTTCCTAGTTCTCGCTTAGAAGATATGAGCACTGAACGGCTGGAGATAATATTCAAGATTAATGCGATAGGGAATATCCTTTGTGCTAAACATGCGATCAAATATATGTCCAAAAAGCATGGACATGATGGTGGTAAGATTATAAATATTTCATCAGCAGCATCAAGAATAGGTTCTGGTAATGAATATGTTGATTATGCTTGTACAAAAGGAGCTATTGATACTCTCACAAGAGGGTTGGCTATTGAGTTAGCAGATGATGGAATCTTAGTTAATTGTATTCGCCCAGGTTTTATATATACAGATATTCATAAATTATCTGGAGATCCAAATAGAGTTGATAAAATCAAAGATAAAATTCCTCTAAAACGTGGAGGCTATCCAGAAGAAATTGCTAGTGCCGTTATATGGCTTCTATCTAAAGGCGCTAATTATTGCACAGGAACCTTTATAGATATTGCAGGCGGTCGATAA